A part of Aegilops tauschii subsp. strangulata cultivar AL8/78 chromosome 2, Aet v6.0, whole genome shotgun sequence genomic DNA contains:
- the LOC109759468 gene encoding uncharacterized protein — protein MPNPPIPSSPSPLPAPARKSPSSRRRQRLLTSPKPSSAPTSSSSSASSASSSSASFSFAPFSPAPSPFHHRFLSPLRASAVPFSWEHRPGIPKTPARGASTRNKSGASPLPLPPSLFSNNKVVAEYSFGADGAYSVVPAKARKRKQQRRWPAVTDALTEWLAVLSLYRSCTRSRDSLAASGPPPHPRRCSP, from the coding sequence ATGCCCAACCCGCCTATCccctcctcgccgtcgccgctcCCGGCCCCGGCGCGCAAATCTCCGTCCAGCCGCCGGCGCCAGCGCCTCCTCACGTCCCCGAAGCCGTCGTCCGCTCCCACCTCCTCGTCCTCGTCGGCGTCGTCGGCGTCGTCTTCCTCCGCGTCCTTCTCCTTCGCCCCCTTCTCCCCGGCGCCCTCGCCGTTCCACCACCGCTTCCTCTCCCCGCTCCGGGCCTCCGCGGTGCCCTTCTCCTGGGAGCACCGGCCTGGCATCCCCAAGACCCCCGCGCGCGGCGCCAGCACCCGCAACAAGTCCGGTGCCTCGCCGCTACCCCTCCCGCCGTCGCTCTTCTCCAACAACAAGGTGGTCGCCGAGTACTCCTTCGGCGCCGACGGCGCGTACTCCGTCGTCCCTGCGAAGGCAAGGAAGCGCAAGCAGCAGCGGCGGTGGCCGGCGGTGACCGACGCCCTGACCGAGTGGCTGGCGGTGCTGAGCCTCTACCGGTCGTGCACGAGGTCGCGCGACTCCCTCGCCGCCTCCGGCCCGCCGCCGCACCCGCGCCGGTGCTCGCCCTAG